Proteins encoded in a region of the Panicum hallii strain FIL2 chromosome 3, PHallii_v3.1, whole genome shotgun sequence genome:
- the LOC112884775 gene encoding uncharacterized protein LOC112884775, producing the protein MQWAGVRSSSPAPTAAWMGRRPRTARWPRGRLPAARRAVVASAAASDANSSSNSPGKDEEREEVARREKEEKAAASLLMRSQKYAMLKQQLAVAAQFEDYKEAARLRDSLRSFEEEEPVLRLRGLMRKAIEEERFEDAAKYRDELKILAPHSLLKCSSDATTLGIRVQVRSVYIESRSQPLKGQFFFAYRIRITNNSQRPVQLLRRHWIVTDGNGRTENIWGVGVVGEQPVIFPRTGFEYSSACPLSTPNGRMEGDFEMKHIDKAGSSTFNVAIAPFSLSILGDDNDVLL; encoded by the exons aTGCAGTGGGCTGGTGTGAGGTCCTCGTCTCCGGCGCCGACGGCGGCGTGGATGGGCCGGAGGCCAAGGACCGCGAGGTGGCCGCGGGGTAGGCTCCCCGCGGCGCGCCGGGCGGTTGTGGCATCTGCAGCGGCCTCGGACGCGAATTCGAGCTCGAATTCGCCCGGGAAGGacgaggagagggaggaggtggcgcggagggagaaggaggagaaggcggcggcgtcgcTCCTAATGAGGAGCCAGAAGTACGCCATGCTTAAGCAGCAGCTCGCCGTGGCCGCCCAATTCGAG GATTACAAGGAAGCAGCGAGGTTGAGGGACTCGCTGAGGTCGttcgaggaggaggagcccgTGCTGCGCCTCCGCGGGTTGATGAGGAAGGCCATCGAGGAGGAGAGGTTTGAG GATGCTGCTAAATATAGAGATGAATTAAAGATTTTGGCTCCACACTCCCTCCTCAAATGTTCTAGTGACGCTACAACTCTG GGGATAAGGGTTCAAGTCAGGAGCGTCTATATTGAAAGCCGGAGCCAGCCATTGAAGGGCCAATTCTTTTTTGCTTATAGGATCAGAATCACAAATAATTCTCAGCGCCCTGTTCAGCTTCTCAGAAGACATTGGATTGTCACAGATGGAAATGGAAGGACGGAGAATATTTG GGGAGTTGGTGTAGTGGGAGAGCAACCTGTCATATTTCCAAGGACTGGTTTTGAGTACTCTTCTGCGTGCCCATTGAGCACTCCAAATGGAAGAATG GAAGGCGATTTTGAGATGAAGCACATTGACAAGGCTGGATCGTCAACGTTCAATGTCGCAATCGCACCATTCTCTCTATCAATTCTTGGGGATGACAATGACGTTCTCCTCTGA
- the LOC112884772 gene encoding phosphoenolpyruvate/phosphate translocator 3, chloroplastic-like, translated as MQSMAAACSSSSSSSAWAAARLSYPPPALPSWRHVALPPSPSSAPSSHGCRWPVAGAGAPALPLSIRGGLRPLPSALLAAGGARAGAAARTRTAAAAAASPAAADGGGKPEGANGIPRTLQLGAMILGWYLLNVYFNIYNKLVLKAVPFPYTITTFQFASGSFFITLMWLLNLHPRPRLSLKQYAKILPLALIHMLGNVFTNVSLGKVAVSFTHTIKAMEPFFSVLLSVLFLGETPSVLVLGSLVPIAGGVVLASVTEVSFNWIGFWSAMASNLTNQSRNVLSKKFLADKEDSLDDINLFSIMTVMAFLLSAPLMLSVEGIKFSPLYLQSAGVNVKELCVKAALAGTCFHFYQQVSYSLLARVSPVTHSVTNSLKRVVVIVSSVLFFRTPLSPINALGTGIALAGVFLYSQLKKAKPKSKAA; from the exons ATGCAGAGCATGGCGGCGgcgtgctcctcctcctcctcctccagtgCCTGGGCCGCGGCGCGCCTCTCGTACCCGCCCCCCGCCCTGCCTTCCTGGCGCCACGTCGCGCTTCCGCCCTCCCCGTCCTCCGCCCCTTCTTCTCATGGCTGCCGCTGGccggtcgccggcgccggcgcgccggcGCTCCCGCTCAGCATTCGCGGGGGCCTACGGCCGCTACCGTCGGCCCTgctcgcggcgggcggcgccaggGCCGGCGCCGCGGCGAGGACGCGGACGGCGGCTGCAGCGGccgcgtcgccggcggcggcagacgGGGGCGGAAAACCCGAGGGCGCCAACGGCATTCCGCGGACGCTGCAGCTCGGGGCCATGATCCTCGGCTGGTACCTGCTCAACGTCTACTTCAACATCTACAACAAGCTG GTTCTCAAAGCCGTGCCCTTTCCGTACACCATCACCACCTTCCAGTTCGCATCCGGATCCTTCTTCATCACGCTCATGTGGCTGCTGAATCTGCATCCCAGACCGAGGCTCTCCCTCAAACAG TATGCAAAGATCCTGCCTCTTGCTTTGATCCACATGCTGGGAAATGTTTTTACCAATGTGAGTTTGGGCAAGGTGGCTGTCTCCTTCACGCACACCATCAAGGCCATGGAGCCCTTCTTCTCTGTCCTCCTCTCTGTCCTGTTCCTAGGGGAG ACACCTTCTGTATTGGTGTTGGGTTCACTCGTCCCTATTGCTGGTGGAGTTGTATTGGCATCCGTGACTGAAGTTTCTTTCAACTG GATTGGATTTTGGAGCGCCATGGCTTCAAATCTTACCAACCAATCGCGGAATGTTTTAAGCAAGAAATTCCTCGCTGATAAAGAG GACAGTTTGGATGATATAAACCTGTTCTCGATAATGACTGTCATGGCATTCTTGTTATCTGCTCCACTGATGCTATCTGTAGAAGGCATCAAGTTTAGTCCATTGTACCTGCAGAGTGCT GGAGTTAATGTAAAAGAACTATGTGTGAAAGCAGCACTTGCTGGAACATGTTTCCATTTTTACCAACAG GTTTCATACAGTTTATTGGCTAGAGTATCTCCTGTGACCCATTCGGTTACCAACTCTCTCAAACGTGTGGTGGTCATCGTGTCATCTGTTCTCTTCTTCAGAACTCCACTTTCACCTATAAATGCCTTAG
- the LOC112884779 gene encoding auxin-responsive protein SAUR50-like, with product MAMTSSKGVRKKSLISRTVERCRSGLSRIGAAAGRAAPVAGCFPVHVGPERARFMVRAEFASHLLFRRLLDDAEREYGHAARGPLALPCDVDAFLDVLCHMEHGGGGGEDDDGGEITPPEAVSSSPICGLRSCGSRGRAAGYRIMNPRSSPVVARRWPEGERKASRHARTRSLC from the coding sequence ATGGCGATGACGTCGAGCAAGGGCGTGAGGAAGAAGAGCCTGATTTCACGAACCGTGGAGCGGTGCAGGTCCGGGCTGAGCCggatcggcgccgccgccggcagggcggcgccggtggcggGGTGCTTCCCGGTCCACGTGGGGCCCGAGCGGGCGCGCTTCATGGTGCGCGCCGAGTTCGCCTCCCACCTGCTCTTCCGCCGCCTCCTcgacgacgccgagcgcgagtACGGGCACGCGGCGCGGGGCCCGCTCGCGCTGCCCTGCGACGTCGACGCGTTCCTCGACGTCCTCTGCCACAtggagcacggcggcggcggcggcgaagatgACGATGGCGGCGAGATCACCCCACCAGAGGCCGTGTCGTCGTCGCCGATCTGCGGGCTACGGAGCTGCGGCAGCCGGGGACGCGCTGCGGGTTACCGAATCATGAACCCGAGGTCGTCTCCGGTGGTCGCTAGGCGGTGGCCTGAAGGTGAGCGCAAAGCATCTAGGCACGCGCGCACCCGATCGCTTTGTTAG
- the LOC112885133 gene encoding protein NSP-INTERACTING KINASE 3-like, with amino-acid sequence MGGRGASEAARMVVAVVGVVVAAAAVLSPAAAGGLGREAAALVAIKAALQDPGQVLRDWDHKSGDPCRWNMVTCHGGHVQELSMVQQNLSGTLSPAIGRLRSLRYLSLRQNAISGPIPKTIGRMKLLQVLDLSNNQFSGSIPSTLGSMVNLQYLKLNNNSLSGPVPDSLATARMIFILDISFNNLSGPRPTFRTWNAFLDGNPLLSDINCEGSEPGAGTPLYGGRCSESLAFPAVGPEDMRKDDSRVMDKKIMILAICIAISCSMVAMVAGAVILFRHWHRCQRVFAIAEGNGSSIHYTGFSYLGLTAFAAAVYTKSGESHQRAAPIRLFRTNEEEREAMPLPDVLMWSALPRDIVPNRVNNSYARIQHCREVSLGHLKHYKLKEIRKATDNFNQRNILGEGGYGIVYKGHLPDGTPIAVKRLKDRDSVIGGDQFHTEVEVISLAVHHNLLHLIGFCTANNERILVYPYMPNGTVASKLKECVNGEPALDWPRRKRIALGASRGLLYLHEQCDPKIIHRDIKASNILLDEYLEAIIADFGLAKLVDHGMSHVVTTVRGTVGRIPPEYFMSGHASEKTDVFCFGLLLIELVTGRETLELHQNEYQKGGILAWAKELLEQNQLSSFADKKLRNNYDSVELEEMVQIALLCTMYSPKDRPRMSEVVAMLEGDGVAEKWEAVKNVEEPNPEDLKYRAINYDEDQCSSTELQAVELSGPR; translated from the exons ATGGGCGGGCGTGGAGCTTCGGAGGCGGCAAGGATGGTGGTCGCCGTGGTGGGGGTCGTggtcgccgcggcggcggtcCTTTCCCCGGCCGCGGCTGGGGGCTTAGGCAGGGAAG cggcggcgctggtggcgaTCAAGGCGGCGCTGCAGGATCCGGGCCAAGTTCTCCGCGACTGGGACCATAAGTCCGGCGACCCTTGCCGCTGGAACATGGTCACCTGTCATGGGGGCCACGTTCAGGAGCT GTCCATGGTGCAGCAGAACCTCTCCGGCACACTGTCGCCGGCGATTGGGAGGCTCAGGTCTCTGCGGTATCT GTCTTTACGCCAAAATGCAATTTCTGGTCCTATCCCTAAGACCATAGGCAGGATGAAGCTGCTGCAAGTACTTGATTTGTCAAACAATCAGTTCAGTGGAAGCATCCCGAGTACACTGGGTAGTATGGTGAACCTCCAGTACCT gaaATTGAACAACAACAGCTTATCTGGACCTGTACCTGATTCACTAGCCACTGCTCGCATGATCTTCATCCT GGATATTTCCTTCAACAACCTGAGTGGTCCCCGGCCGACTTTTCGCACATGGAATGCCTT TCTTGATGGTAATCCATTGCTAAGTGACATCAACTGTGAAGGAAGCGAACCAGGTGCAGGAACGCCTCTTTACGGAGGAAGGTGCTCAGAGTCACTTGCTTTCCCTGCTGTAGGCCCGGAGGATATGAGAAAAG ATGATTCACGAGTCATGGATAAAAAAATTATGATCCTTGCAATATGCATAGCAATTAGTTGCTCAATGGTTGCCATGGTTGCTGGAGCTGTCATCCTATTTCGGCACTGGCATCGGTGTCAACGAGTCTTTGCAATTGCAGAAG GCAATGGCTCTTCTATACATTACACCGGATTTTCATACCTGGGTTTGACTGCGTTTGCGGCGGCGGTGTACACTAAAAGTGGAGAATCTCACCAACGAGCTGCGCCAATCAGGCTTTTCCGCACAAA tgaagaagagagggaagcaATGCCTCTTCCCGACGTGCTCATGTGGAGTGCGCTGCCACGTGACATTGTCCCAAACAGGGTCAATAATAGTTATGCTAGAA TTCAACATTGCCGAGAAGTTTCTCTTGGGCATCTAAAGCACTACAAGCTTAAGGAGATCAGAAAAGCCACCGATAACTTCAACCAAAGAAATATTTTGGGAGAGGGGGGATATGGAATAGTTTACAAGGGTCATTTGCCTGATGGCACACCTATTGCTGTGAAAAGATTGAAGGATCGTGATTCGGTTATTGGCGGTGATCAATTCCACACAGAAGTTGAAGTGATAAGCTTGGCTGTTCATCATAATCTCCTCCATCTTATTGGGTTCTGCACTGCAAATAATGAAAGGATCCTTGTTTATCCTTACATGCCAAATGGAACTGTTGCTTCTAAATTAAAAG AATGTGTTAATGGGGAACCAGCCTTAGACTGGCCAAGGAGAAAGAGGATAGCACTTGGTGCATCACGGGGACTGCTCTATTTGCACGAACAATGTGATCCTAAGATAATCCATCGCGATATAAAAGCATCCAACATTCTACTCGATGAATATCTTGAAGCAATCATTGCAGATTTTGGATTGGCAAAACTTGTAGATCATGGGATGTCTCATGTTGTCACAACAGTGCGTGGAACAGTTGGTCGTATACCACCAGAGTATTTCATGTCTGGCCATGCTTCGGAGAAGACTGATGTTTTTTGCTTTGGACTCTTGTTGATCGAGTTAGTCACTGGTCGAGAGACCCTAGAGCTTCATCAGAACGAATATCAGAAGGGAGGAATTCTTGCATGG GCCAAGGAACTTCTTGAACAAAATCAGCTAAGCTCATTTGCGGATAAGAAGCTAAGGAACAACTATGACAGTGTTGAATTGGAGGAGATGGTTCAGATAGCATTGCTCTGCACAATGTACAGCCCTAAAGATCGTCCCAGGATGTCTGAAGTTGTTGCAATGCTGGAAGGAGATGGGGTTGCAGAGAAATGGGAGGCCGTGAAAAATGTCGAGGAACCGAACCCCGAGGATCTTAAGTACCGGGCTATAAACTACGATGAAGACCAATGCAGCTCGACCGAGTTGCAAGCCGTCGAGCTCTCAGGGCCAAGGTGA